From the genome of Vicia villosa cultivar HV-30 ecotype Madison, WI linkage group LG2, Vvil1.0, whole genome shotgun sequence, one region includes:
- the LOC131651252 gene encoding uncharacterized protein LOC131651252 isoform X1 has translation MYIKENKSIDAVYQEVAALFQDHPDLLDGFIHLLPDVSAAASAHSVARNSGFRDRNSSLQTVRQLHVEKIEVKCFFQQVQLGLPSFFFSVELDQGLIFLHEEAQSIKVENILFKEKSLYQEVLVFESLTFGNTDKDMNFLYLPKNAFNLMNKRPRGSEANY, from the exons ATGTACATAAAGGAGAATAAGTCTATCGACGCGGTCTACCAGGAG GTTGCTGCACTCTTCCAAGACCACCCAGATCTTCTTGATGGGTTTATTCATTTACTTCCCGATGTTTCCGCAGCTGCCTCTGCTCATTCTGTTGCTCGGAATTCTGGGTTTCGAGATAGGAACTCTTCACTGCAAACAGTGCGGCAACTGCATGTTGAAAAG ATCGAGGTGAAGTGTTTCTTTCAGCAGGTGCAATTGGGTCTCCCCAGCTTCTTCTTCTCAGTAGAATTGGACCAAGGCCTTATCTTTCTTCATG AAGAAGCCCAGTCAATCAAAGTAGAGAATATATTGTTCAAGGAAAAGTCATTATACCAAGAGGTCTTGGTTTTTGAG TCATTAACATTTGGTAACACTGATAAGGATATGAACTTCTTGTATTTACCGAAGAATGCATTCAATCTAATGAACAAACGGCCACGGGGCTCCGAAGCGAATTACTAA
- the LOC131651252 gene encoding uncharacterized protein LOC131651252 isoform X2, whose product MYIKENKSIDAVYQEVAALFQDHPDLLDGFIHLLPDVSAAASAHSVARNSGFRDRNSSLQTVRQLHVEKIEVKCFFQQVQLGLPSFFFSVELDQGLIFLHEAQSIKVENILFKEKSLYQEVLVFESLTFGNTDKDMNFLYLPKNAFNLMNKRPRGSEANY is encoded by the exons ATGTACATAAAGGAGAATAAGTCTATCGACGCGGTCTACCAGGAG GTTGCTGCACTCTTCCAAGACCACCCAGATCTTCTTGATGGGTTTATTCATTTACTTCCCGATGTTTCCGCAGCTGCCTCTGCTCATTCTGTTGCTCGGAATTCTGGGTTTCGAGATAGGAACTCTTCACTGCAAACAGTGCGGCAACTGCATGTTGAAAAG ATCGAGGTGAAGTGTTTCTTTCAGCAGGTGCAATTGGGTCTCCCCAGCTTCTTCTTCTCAGTAGAATTGGACCAAGGCCTTATCTTTCTTCATG AAGCCCAGTCAATCAAAGTAGAGAATATATTGTTCAAGGAAAAGTCATTATACCAAGAGGTCTTGGTTTTTGAG TCATTAACATTTGGTAACACTGATAAGGATATGAACTTCTTGTATTTACCGAAGAATGCATTCAATCTAATGAACAAACGGCCACGGGGCTCCGAAGCGAATTACTAA